One genomic window of Nakamurella panacisegetis includes the following:
- a CDS encoding peptidyl-tRNA hydrolase — MTGEVLAPLRARYAYWLGLDDDEVLVDREEAAGDIRALQLLLRMERDRPPSWHTALAMAATGSAAICLDPRSEPDGEWYEAVRDYCAGHIRKVTRRGRGAQWEATAVLPGITMTDGDTEVRALVPGRVQDLDKRVAKLQVGGTDVEPDEVAARPADNALLIYLPPAPIMTLGKAMAQTGHAGMIAAALLAGDQPRLQAWLDAGLPSAVRRATVDQWTELARATADDGRAWTGERLLAVRDAGFTEVAPGTITAIARAGW, encoded by the coding sequence ATGACCGGTGAAGTGCTTGCTCCGCTCCGCGCCCGTTACGCCTATTGGCTGGGCCTGGACGACGACGAGGTACTCGTCGACCGGGAAGAGGCGGCGGGCGACATCCGTGCCCTGCAGCTGTTGCTGCGGATGGAGCGGGACCGGCCCCCGTCCTGGCACACGGCATTGGCGATGGCCGCGACCGGGAGCGCGGCCATCTGCCTCGACCCCCGATCGGAACCCGACGGCGAGTGGTACGAAGCGGTGCGCGACTACTGCGCCGGGCACATCCGAAAGGTCACCCGACGCGGCCGGGGGGCCCAGTGGGAAGCGACCGCCGTACTGCCGGGGATCACGATGACCGACGGGGACACCGAGGTCAGGGCACTGGTGCCCGGGCGCGTCCAGGACCTCGACAAGCGGGTGGCCAAGCTGCAGGTCGGCGGCACCGATGTCGAGCCCGACGAGGTGGCCGCCCGGCCGGCCGACAACGCGTTGCTGATCTACCTGCCACCCGCCCCGATCATGACGCTCGGGAAGGCGATGGCGCAGACCGGTCACGCCGGGATGATCGCCGCGGCCCTACTGGCCGGTGATCAGCCACGCCTGCAGGCCTGGCTCGACGCCGGCCTGCCGTCGGCCGTCCGTCGGGCGACGGTCGATCAGTGGACCGAGTTGGCCCGGGCCACGGCGGACGACGGACGGGCATGGACCGGCGAGCGCCTGCTGGCCGTCCGGGACGCCGGCTTCACCGAGGTCGCCCCGGGCACGATCACGGCGATCGCGCGGGCCGGCTGGTGA
- a CDS encoding alpha-amylase family protein yields MRRAPESVHAIADEALAAAPADLRETFGLRLDRWWADLRDGLAGVYSPEDADGLGERLVRLAAAAFLARDPELRRLDAERTLAPDWFQQSDMLGYAAYTDRFGGTIAGVQDKIGYLQELGVTYLHLMPLLRPRPGDSDGGYAVADYRTVREDLGTVADLTTLATALRHSGISLVLDLVLNHVAREHEWAEKARAGDERYREYFYTYPDRTMPDAYERTLPEVFPDFAPGNFTFDDDLKAWVWTTFNSFQWDVKWTNPDVFYEYADIILFLANTGVQVLRLDAIAFMFKRLGTNSQNQPEVHFITQALRAVSRIACPAVTFKAEAIVGPTDLVHYLGQGNHHGKVSDIAYHNTLMVQIWSMLAARDARPAAYALRNLPVAPSTTAWVTYLRCHDDIGWAIDDDDAAALGLSGRDHRAFLSDYYSGVFPGSPARGLVFQYNPATGDRRISGMAASLNGLESAIEQNDSAALDLVIGRMFVAYAMVLGWGGIPVVWMGDELALTNDLHWADEPGHENDNRWTHRPSMPWDLAARRTDGTTPAGRMFGVLRHLIGVRSGLPHLHASVAAEIPALSDPGVLPVLRRHPVGPMLQLYNVTDSWRSWPGDRLAEFGLADGIDQISGDAVRPGDEGNVWLPPYAALWITAG; encoded by the coding sequence ATGCGCCGCGCTCCGGAGTCTGTCCACGCCATCGCCGACGAGGCCCTCGCCGCGGCACCAGCCGATCTGCGGGAGACCTTCGGCCTCCGCCTCGACCGGTGGTGGGCCGATCTGCGCGACGGCCTGGCCGGCGTCTACTCCCCCGAGGATGCCGACGGCCTGGGCGAACGGCTCGTGCGGTTGGCCGCCGCGGCGTTTCTGGCGCGTGATCCGGAACTGCGCCGTCTGGACGCCGAGCGCACATTGGCGCCGGACTGGTTCCAGCAGAGCGACATGCTGGGCTATGCCGCGTACACCGACCGATTCGGCGGAACGATCGCTGGGGTGCAGGACAAGATCGGGTATCTGCAGGAATTGGGCGTGACATACCTGCACCTCATGCCGTTGTTGCGGCCCCGGCCCGGTGACAGCGACGGCGGTTACGCCGTGGCCGATTACCGCACGGTCCGGGAGGACCTCGGGACCGTGGCCGATCTGACCACGCTGGCCACCGCGCTGCGACACTCCGGCATCAGCCTGGTCCTGGACCTCGTCCTGAATCATGTTGCCCGCGAACACGAATGGGCCGAGAAGGCGCGGGCCGGAGACGAGCGATACCGGGAGTACTTCTACACCTACCCCGACCGCACGATGCCCGACGCCTACGAGCGCACCCTGCCCGAGGTGTTCCCGGATTTCGCGCCCGGGAATTTCACCTTCGACGACGACCTGAAGGCCTGGGTCTGGACGACGTTCAACTCGTTCCAGTGGGACGTCAAGTGGACCAACCCGGACGTCTTCTACGAGTACGCCGACATCATTCTCTTCCTGGCCAATACCGGGGTGCAGGTCCTGCGACTGGATGCCATTGCCTTCATGTTCAAACGACTGGGGACGAACTCGCAGAATCAGCCGGAGGTGCACTTCATCACCCAGGCCCTGCGAGCGGTTTCCCGGATCGCCTGTCCGGCAGTGACTTTCAAGGCTGAGGCGATCGTCGGGCCGACCGACCTGGTGCACTACCTCGGCCAGGGAAACCACCACGGCAAGGTCAGCGACATCGCCTATCACAACACGCTGATGGTGCAGATCTGGTCGATGCTGGCCGCGCGGGACGCCCGGCCGGCCGCCTATGCCCTGCGGAACCTGCCGGTCGCGCCGAGCACCACGGCGTGGGTGACGTACCTGCGGTGTCACGACGACATCGGCTGGGCCATCGATGACGACGACGCCGCGGCGTTGGGCCTGTCCGGGCGCGACCACCGGGCATTCCTGTCCGACTACTACTCCGGGGTGTTTCCCGGTTCCCCGGCCCGGGGCCTGGTGTTCCAGTACAACCCGGCCACCGGTGACCGCCGGATCAGCGGAATGGCGGCCAGCCTCAACGGTCTCGAATCCGCGATCGAGCAGAACGACAGCGCAGCACTCGATCTCGTCATCGGGCGGATGTTCGTGGCCTATGCGATGGTGCTCGGCTGGGGCGGCATCCCCGTCGTCTGGATGGGCGACGAACTCGCCCTGACCAACGACCTGCATTGGGCCGACGAACCCGGGCACGAGAACGACAACCGCTGGACTCATCGACCGTCGATGCCGTGGGACCTGGCCGCCCGCCGGACGGACGGCACCACGCCGGCCGGCCGGATGTTCGGGGTGCTGCGCCATCTCATCGGTGTCAGGTCCGGTCTGCCCCACCTGCACGCCTCGGTCGCGGCCGAGATCCCGGCGCTGTCCGACCCGGGGGTGCTGCCGGTGCTGCGGCGGCATCCGGTCGGCCCGATGCTGCAGCTGTACAACGTCACCGACAGCTGGCGGTCCTGGCCCGGAGACCGCTTGGCCGAGTTCGGCCTGGCCGACGGCATCGATCAGATCTCGGGCGATGCCGTCCGTCCGGGCGATGAAGGGAACGTCTGGTTGCCGCCCTACGCCGCCCTGTGGATCACCGCGGGCTGA